One genomic region from Leptolyngbyaceae cyanobacterium JSC-12 encodes:
- a CDS encoding bacteriocin propeptide, TIGR03798 family (IMG reference gene:2510097972~PFAM: Nitrogen fixation protein of unknown function~TIGRFAM: nif11-like leader peptide domain), producing MSLESANRFLEAAAHDEELREKFERVQSPEEFLKVIEQLGYSFTTAELMTLAKEQSQGVTVRRHTGVWKWLRHINWI from the coding sequence ATGTCTTTAGAGAGTGCAAACCGTTTCCTTGAAGCCGCAGCCCACGATGAGGAGTTGCGCGAAAAATTTGAGCGTGTTCAATCTCCTGAAGAGTTCTTAAAAGTAATTGAACAACTCGGCTACAGTTTTACCACCGCAGAACTGATGACCCTGGCGAAAGAGCAAAGTCAGGGAGTAACTGTCCGTCGCCATACAGGTGTATGGAAATGGCTGCGGCATATCAACTGGATCTAG
- a CDS encoding dipeptidyl aminopeptidase/acylaminoacyl peptidase (IMG reference gene:2510097973~PFAM: Prolyl oligopeptidase family; WD40-like Beta Propeller Repeat), which yields MRVCVLISLILSFVLSLLPMLPAQAATFAPNENLVVQGIPDIPLSLVDNVKRYTEFRGAVMASWHPTQREMLISTRLCNIPQVHVVRSPLGARKQLTFFTEPPSGASYQPTQGNYFVFSKDVGGNEFSQNYRYDLATGDITLLTDGKSKNSRGVWSTRGDRMVYTSTRRTGKDTDFYIIDPQNPKSDRLFATVEGGGWGPLDWSPDDRKILALQYISVNESYLWLFDVQTGERTLLTPKTKKEPVAYESAIFSKDGKGLYVVSDRDSEFQRLAYVDLGSKRFTYLSDKIKWDVEDFDLSKDGKLLAFVTNEDGIGVLHILSTQTRQEKPVPKLPNGLIVGLKWHPNNRDLGFTLTSARSNADVYSLDVTTNQLQRWTESETGGINISNFSEAELIRWKSFDGKPISGFLYRPPKKFTGKRPVIIDIHGGPESQSRPVFLGRQNFYLNELGVALLFPNVRGSSGYGKTFLKLDNGYLREDSVKDIGALLDWIATQPDLDANRILVTGGSYGGYMSLAVATKYSDRIRGAINIVGISNFVSFLERTEGYRQDLRRVEYGDERDPKMREFLTQISPLTNADKITKPLFVIHGKNDPRVPLYEAEQIVATVQKNGIPVWYLMATDEGHGFAKKPNVDFQFYATVLFIQEFLLKGA from the coding sequence ATGCGAGTTTGTGTACTGATTTCCTTGATTTTGAGTTTTGTTCTTAGTCTCCTGCCAATGCTTCCTGCCCAAGCTGCAACCTTTGCTCCAAACGAGAATTTGGTGGTTCAGGGGATTCCCGACATTCCACTGTCTCTGGTGGACAATGTGAAACGCTACACCGAGTTTCGGGGAGCAGTCATGGCGAGCTGGCACCCCACGCAGCGGGAAATGTTGATTTCTACACGACTCTGCAATATTCCTCAAGTGCATGTGGTGCGATCGCCATTGGGTGCCAGGAAACAGCTTACCTTCTTTACAGAGCCACCATCGGGAGCCAGTTACCAGCCTACTCAGGGCAATTACTTTGTCTTCAGTAAAGATGTAGGTGGTAACGAGTTTAGCCAGAACTATCGCTATGATCTGGCAACAGGAGACATCACCCTGCTGACAGATGGCAAGTCTAAAAATAGTCGGGGAGTGTGGTCTACCAGGGGCGATCGCATGGTCTACACCTCTACCCGTCGGACAGGGAAGGACACTGACTTTTACATCATTGATCCCCAAAATCCCAAGTCTGATCGTCTGTTTGCAACCGTGGAAGGTGGTGGTTGGGGTCCGCTTGACTGGTCACCGGATGATCGCAAAATTTTGGCCTTGCAATACATTTCAGTGAATGAAAGCTATCTCTGGCTGTTTGATGTGCAAACAGGAGAACGCACACTGCTCACACCCAAAACCAAGAAAGAGCCTGTGGCATATGAGTCAGCTATTTTCAGCAAGGATGGTAAAGGCTTGTATGTAGTCAGCGATCGCGATTCTGAATTTCAACGCCTTGCCTATGTAGATCTGGGCAGCAAACGCTTTACCTATCTCAGCGACAAAATTAAGTGGGATGTAGAAGATTTTGATTTGTCCAAAGACGGCAAACTGCTAGCGTTTGTCACCAATGAAGACGGTATTGGAGTTCTGCACATTCTCAGTACCCAAACTCGCCAGGAAAAACCTGTCCCTAAATTACCCAATGGCTTGATTGTAGGCTTGAAATGGCATCCAAACAACCGGGATTTAGGCTTTACCCTCACCTCCGCTCGTTCCAATGCGGATGTTTACTCTCTTGATGTAACAACCAACCAACTCCAACGCTGGACCGAAAGCGAAACAGGCGGCATTAACATCAGCAATTTCTCGGAAGCAGAGTTAATTCGTTGGAAAAGCTTTGACGGCAAACCAATCTCTGGCTTTTTGTACCGACCACCCAAAAAGTTCACAGGTAAACGTCCAGTCATCATCGATATTCATGGTGGACCTGAAAGCCAAAGTCGCCCAGTATTTTTGGGACGACAGAATTTCTACCTGAATGAATTAGGTGTAGCCTTATTGTTTCCCAATGTGCGTGGGTCATCTGGCTATGGCAAAACCTTTCTTAAACTGGACAACGGCTACCTGCGAGAAGACTCAGTTAAAGATATTGGAGCCTTATTGGATTGGATTGCAACTCAACCAGATCTTGATGCCAACCGGATTTTAGTGACGGGGGGGAGTTATGGCGGCTATATGTCATTGGCAGTGGCAACCAAATACAGCGATCGCATTCGAGGTGCGATCAACATCGTCGGCATTTCCAACTTTGTGTCGTTCCTGGAACGCACTGAAGGCTACCGCCAAGATCTCAGACGAGTGGAATATGGCGATGAGCGCGACCCCAAAATGCGGGAATTTTTAACTCAAATTTCGCCGCTGACAAATGCAGACAAAATTACTAAACCGCTATTTGTGATCCACGGTAAGAACGATCCACGAGTCCCCTTATACGAAGCTGAACAAATTGTTGCAACGGTTCAGAAAAATGGGATTCCTGTCTGGTATTTAATGGCAACAGATGAAGGGCATGGGTTTGCAAAAAAGCCAAACGTGGATTTTCAGTTTTACGCCACAGTCTTGTTTATTCAGGAGTTTCTGCTAAAAGGTGCTTAG
- a CDS encoding putative membrane protein (IMG reference gene:2510097974~PFAM: Rhomboid family), translated as MRSRQTERTIAGELKLQLLILGSCVAIAWGLELFDLLVLKGGYNFGGGLDQYGIIPRNPIGLRGILFAPFLHGGLGHLIGNTIPFLILGWLVMLRETTDFFVVSIISALVSGLGTWLFGAPGIHLGASGVIFGYLGYLLARGYFERSGFAIAMSLFVGALYGSLIWGVLPFQQGISWEGHLFGFIGGILSAKMLADDRRSVGG; from the coding sequence ATGAGAAGCAGACAAACAGAACGAACTATCGCAGGTGAGCTGAAACTTCAGCTCCTCATTTTAGGGAGTTGTGTGGCGATCGCTTGGGGGCTGGAACTGTTTGATCTGCTCGTCCTCAAGGGTGGCTATAACTTTGGTGGAGGCTTAGATCAGTATGGCATTATTCCTCGAAATCCCATTGGTCTAAGGGGTATCCTGTTTGCTCCTTTCCTGCATGGTGGATTAGGGCACCTGATTGGCAATACCATTCCTTTCCTGATTCTGGGCTGGTTGGTGATGCTACGAGAAACAACTGATTTTTTTGTAGTCAGTATCATCTCTGCTCTGGTGAGTGGTTTGGGTACCTGGTTATTTGGTGCGCCAGGTATCCATTTGGGAGCCAGTGGTGTCATTTTTGGCTACCTGGGATATCTGTTGGCACGGGGCTATTTTGAGCGGAGTGGGTTTGCGATCGCGATGTCACTATTTGTTGGCGCGCTCTATGGCAGCTTAATTTGGGGCGTATTACCCTTTCAACAGGGGATTTCCTGGGAAGGACACCTGTTTGGCTTTATAGGTGGCATTCTCTCTGCCAAAATGCTCGCGGATGATCGCCGTTCTGTGGGAGGTTGA
- a CDS encoding nucleoside-diphosphate-sugar epimerase (IMG reference gene:2510097975~PFAM: NAD dependent epimerase/dehydratase family) translates to MANAVILGCGYVGKAVAQRWRSNLTVTATTTTATRVSELESLADRVVLVRGDDEAGLRSLLHGQHLVLVAVGAPNADAYAVTYLQTAKTLVNVLQDESTVQQVIYTGSYAVYGDRAGEWVDEATPVKPANRNGEILVETEQLLLSAANTSRAVCIFRLGGIYGPGRELVKIFRPVAGTTRPGAGTDAANWVHLDDIVGAIDFARQHSLNGIYNLVGSVPITTGDLLERVCTSHNLPPVTWDASQPSLRPYNARVSNQKLRDAGYLFIYPEIQPTM, encoded by the coding sequence TTGGCAAATGCAGTGATTTTAGGCTGCGGCTATGTAGGTAAGGCGGTTGCCCAACGTTGGCGATCCAATTTAACGGTTACAGCCACCACAACGACCGCCACCCGAGTATCCGAACTGGAATCGCTAGCAGATCGGGTAGTGCTTGTGCGTGGAGATGACGAAGCGGGCCTGCGATCGCTGCTACACGGTCAACATCTTGTTTTGGTAGCAGTTGGAGCACCCAACGCCGACGCTTACGCAGTCACCTATCTCCAAACTGCGAAAACACTGGTAAATGTGTTGCAGGATGAGTCTACAGTGCAGCAGGTGATTTATACCGGAAGTTATGCCGTATACGGCGATCGCGCAGGCGAGTGGGTAGATGAAGCTACGCCTGTCAAACCTGCCAACCGCAACGGCGAAATTCTGGTCGAGACTGAACAGCTTCTGCTGAGTGCGGCAAATACCAGCCGGGCTGTGTGCATTTTCCGGTTGGGCGGCATTTATGGACCCGGTCGCGAACTGGTAAAAATCTTTCGTCCCGTGGCAGGCACCACTCGTCCTGGAGCCGGAACCGATGCCGCAAATTGGGTGCATTTAGATGACATTGTAGGCGCGATCGATTTTGCCCGTCAGCACTCTCTCAACGGAATTTACAATCTCGTCGGATCGGTTCCCATCACCACAGGCGACTTGCTAGAACGAGTATGTACATCTCACAATCTGCCACCCGTTACCTGGGATGCGTCCCAACCGAGCCTACGTCCTTACAATGCTCGTGTCTCCAACCAAAAACTGCGGGATGCAGGATACTTATTTATCTACCCAGAAATACAGCCCACGATGTAA
- a CDS encoding biotin synthase (IMG reference gene:2510097976~PFAM: Radical SAM superfamily; Biotin and Thiamin Synthesis associated domain~TIGRFAM: biotin synthase), with amino-acid sequence MSPASESLSPSALTIPANATLKQRIAQTYHQPLPDLLFEAQQVHRAHHNPHAVQLCTLCNIKTGACPEDCGYCSQSVHNKTDLQPEPLLNLDAVLAEAQAAKANGATRFCMGAAWRDVKDGNQFEQVLEMVRQVANLGMEVCCTLGMLKPHQARRLKEAGLTAYNHNLDTSPSYYEQIVSTRTYRDRLETIRAVSDAGISVCCGGILGMGESIQDRLDLLEALHGLNPPPESIPINCLVPVKGTPLQDAPPVEPIDLVRMIATTRILFPSAIVRLSAGRLTMSDELQALCLMAGANSIFTGPKLLTTPNPESSHDKKLLQKLGMIPKPLQS; translated from the coding sequence ATGTCTCCTGCGTCCGAATCCCTCTCTCCTTCCGCGTTGACTATTCCAGCGAATGCAACGCTGAAACAGCGAATTGCCCAGACTTATCACCAACCGCTACCAGACTTACTGTTTGAAGCTCAACAGGTGCATCGAGCACATCACAATCCTCATGCTGTTCAGCTTTGTACATTGTGCAACATCAAAACCGGCGCATGTCCAGAAGATTGCGGCTATTGCTCACAAAGTGTCCACAACAAAACCGATCTTCAGCCAGAGCCTTTGTTAAATCTGGATGCAGTATTGGCAGAAGCACAAGCAGCTAAAGCCAATGGAGCAACCCGGTTCTGTATGGGCGCAGCCTGGCGCGATGTGAAGGATGGCAACCAGTTTGAGCAAGTACTCGAGATGGTACGGCAGGTGGCAAACTTGGGAATGGAGGTGTGCTGCACGCTGGGAATGCTGAAGCCCCACCAGGCACGGCGCTTGAAGGAAGCAGGACTAACTGCCTACAACCACAATCTGGATACGTCTCCCAGTTATTACGAGCAAATAGTTTCAACTCGCACCTATCGCGATCGCCTGGAAACCATCCGCGCTGTGAGCGACGCTGGAATCTCCGTGTGTTGCGGTGGGATTCTTGGAATGGGCGAGTCAATCCAGGATCGGCTGGATTTGTTAGAAGCTCTGCATGGTTTGAACCCACCACCCGAATCGATTCCCATCAATTGCCTGGTTCCTGTTAAAGGCACTCCCCTGCAAGATGCGCCACCAGTTGAACCAATTGACTTGGTGCGGATGATTGCCACAACTCGCATTCTGTTTCCCAGTGCTATAGTGCGGCTCTCTGCAGGACGCTTGACCATGAGCGACGAACTGCAAGCCTTGTGCCTAATGGCAGGGGCAAACTCGATCTTCACAGGTCCCAAACTCCTGACCACCCCCAACCCCGAAAGCTCCCACGATAAAAAACTTTTGCAAAAATTGGGCATGATTCCGAAGCCACTCCAGAGTTAG
- a CDS encoding exopolysaccharide biosynthesis protein, WecB/TagA/CpsF family (IMG reference gene:2510097977~PFAM: Glycosyl transferase WecB/TagA/CpsF family~TIGRFAM: bacterial polymer biosynthesis proteins, WecB/TagA/CpsF family), translating to MRGMVQQQLSTNLQPFSVMGLPIHLTDDYLGWLVHRAQQRQGCHVITLNAEMTMQAERSDCLATIIQNAELIIPDGSGIVLYLRLYGKRIQRHPGIELAEGLLHAFNQKTLGSVFFYGGQPGVAEQAARVWQEKLPNLLIAGTQHGFLKLEEQPAFEDHLKMLQPTLILVGLGVPRQEFWIMEHRHLCPNAIWIGVGGSFDIWAGTKIRAPEFFRNHHLEWLYRLYQEPWRWRRMMALPQFVWRSLLYRLGLKAGVV from the coding sequence ATGCGAGGCATGGTGCAACAGCAACTATCAACTAACCTGCAACCCTTTAGTGTTATGGGGTTGCCCATTCACTTAACCGATGACTACTTGGGCTGGTTAGTGCATCGTGCCCAACAGCGGCAGGGATGCCATGTGATAACACTAAACGCCGAGATGACGATGCAGGCAGAACGGAGCGATTGCCTTGCCACTATCATCCAAAACGCTGAGTTAATCATTCCCGATGGCTCTGGGATTGTCTTGTACCTTCGGCTTTATGGCAAACGCATCCAGCGCCATCCTGGAATTGAACTGGCAGAAGGGTTACTCCACGCCTTTAACCAAAAAACCTTGGGAAGTGTGTTTTTCTATGGCGGACAGCCAGGCGTTGCCGAGCAAGCTGCCCGGGTCTGGCAAGAGAAGCTGCCCAATTTGCTCATTGCTGGAACACAGCATGGGTTTCTCAAACTGGAAGAGCAGCCCGCCTTCGAAGATCATTTGAAAATGCTCCAGCCAACTCTCATCCTCGTGGGGTTAGGGGTGCCGCGTCAGGAATTCTGGATTATGGAGCATCGCCATCTTTGCCCTAATGCTATCTGGATTGGGGTTGGGGGCAGTTTTGATATTTGGGCAGGCACCAAAATTCGTGCTCCAGAATTTTTCCGTAACCATCATCTAGAGTGGCTTTACCGGCTGTATCAGGAACCATGGCGTTGGCGGCGGATGATGGCATTACCGCAGTTTGTTTGGCGATCGCTGCTCTACCGACTAGGACTGAAAGCCGGAGTCGTATAG
- a CDS encoding cell division ATP-binding protein FtsE (IMG reference gene:2510097978~PFAM: ABC transporter~TIGRFAM: cell division ATP-binding protein FtsE), whose amino-acid sequence MPQSSVKPSVNAPDPETPPALGANGAIVALRGVTKTYNGGSKALVDLNLEIRRGDFLFITGPSGSGKSTLLKLLYGEEQATTGSVLVDGFEVSGLRGDRLSELRRRIGIVFQDYKLIPRRTVAENIAFVLWAQGFDRKEIERRLPPALKMVGLPHKANSFPEELSGGEQQRVSIARAIVNTPPILLADEPTGNLDADNSWQVIKILKKLNAIGITVIVTTHDEALIRQSNHPVVQLCNGHLYVPKRYNQPKPT is encoded by the coding sequence ATGCCTCAAAGTTCGGTAAAGCCTTCAGTCAATGCGCCTGATCCAGAAACACCTCCAGCACTCGGAGCCAATGGCGCGATCGTGGCACTGCGAGGTGTAACCAAAACCTACAATGGTGGCTCCAAAGCACTAGTAGATCTAAACCTGGAAATTCGACGGGGAGATTTCCTGTTTATTACAGGACCATCAGGATCAGGTAAATCAACCTTATTGAAGCTGTTATATGGGGAAGAACAGGCAACCACAGGTAGTGTGCTAGTAGATGGGTTCGAGGTGTCTGGCTTACGGGGCGATCGCCTGTCAGAATTGCGCCGCCGCATTGGCATCGTGTTTCAAGATTACAAATTGATTCCTCGACGCACCGTCGCCGAAAATATAGCTTTTGTCCTGTGGGCACAGGGTTTTGACCGAAAAGAAATTGAACGCCGCTTACCCCCCGCGCTCAAGATGGTAGGACTGCCCCACAAAGCCAACAGCTTTCCAGAAGAATTATCAGGCGGAGAACAGCAGCGCGTTAGCATCGCCCGTGCCATTGTTAACACACCACCAATTTTGCTGGCAGATGAGCCAACAGGTAACCTGGACGCAGACAACTCCTGGCAGGTGATCAAAATTCTCAAGAAATTGAACGCGATCGGAATTACGGTGATTGTCACAACTCACGATGAAGCACTAATTCGTCAATCCAATCACCCAGTCGTACAACTTTGCAATGGGCATTTATATGTGCCAAAACGTTACAATCAGCCCAAACCCACTTAA
- a CDS encoding transglutaminase-like enzyme, predicted cysteine protease (IMG reference gene:2510097979~PFAM: Transglutaminase-like superfamily; Bacterial transglutaminase-like N-terminal region), translating into MRVMRLNAECHLSFDATAPTPAIFMLRPRSGKSQWVMREEYLLQPSVSVTEYTDGFGNLCQRLVVPEGTFSIHTSAWVEMAGEIDVASGASYIPVENLPENTLQFLLPSRYCQSDQIGNLALEIVETAIPGYDQVEAIRSWVQSNIEYCYGSSNASTSALDTAAQKVGVCRDFAHLGIALCRSLNIPARMVVGYLHQLDPMDLHAWFEAFVGDRTDSQTEGRWYTFDATQKEPRGNRIAIAYGRDAADVALSTQFGSMQLLEMKVSVEAIEQPLVPSSYNSI; encoded by the coding sequence ATGCGAGTCATGCGGCTGAACGCAGAATGCCACCTTTCGTTTGATGCCACCGCTCCAACCCCTGCTATTTTCATGCTGCGTCCTCGTAGTGGAAAGAGCCAGTGGGTAATGCGCGAAGAATATTTACTACAACCCAGCGTTTCAGTCACAGAATATACCGATGGATTTGGCAACCTTTGTCAGCGGCTAGTTGTGCCAGAAGGAACATTCAGCATCCATACCAGCGCCTGGGTCGAAATGGCAGGCGAGATCGATGTAGCATCGGGTGCTTCCTATATTCCCGTAGAAAATTTGCCAGAAAATACCTTACAGTTTTTGTTGCCCAGTCGATATTGCCAGTCTGACCAAATCGGTAACTTAGCACTGGAGATTGTGGAAACTGCAATACCAGGGTATGACCAGGTGGAAGCAATTCGTAGCTGGGTTCAGTCCAATATTGAATATTGCTATGGCAGCAGCAATGCCTCGACTTCGGCGTTGGATACGGCTGCCCAAAAGGTTGGCGTTTGCCGAGATTTTGCACACTTAGGGATTGCGCTTTGTCGCAGTCTGAATATTCCAGCACGGATGGTCGTCGGTTACCTGCACCAGCTTGACCCGATGGATCTGCATGCCTGGTTCGAGGCATTTGTTGGAGATCGCACCGATTCTCAGACAGAAGGACGTTGGTACACATTTGATGCCACTCAAAAAGAACCACGCGGGAACCGTATCGCGATCGCCTATGGGCGGGATGCCGCTGATGTCGCCCTTTCAACTCAATTCGGCTCTATGCAGCTTTTAGAGATGAAGGTGAGTGTGGAAGCGATAGAACAACCACTCGTTCCCTCCTCATACAACTCCATCTAA
- a CDS encoding hypothetical protein (IMG reference gene:2510097980) — MNPEVKESEIPTVSAPDFAEPVPPVSNNTDPLLLPPQEEVNQTNEQLRQIAERFKTILSSLPEYLTDFFSEYKRPLITLGLLFGGVVTVKLTLALLDAVDDIPLLAPTFELIGFGYTAWFVYRYLLRASNRQELAKEVDSLKEQIIGKLPK, encoded by the coding sequence ATGAATCCTGAAGTAAAAGAATCTGAAATACCTACGGTAAGCGCTCCTGATTTTGCGGAGCCTGTACCTCCTGTAAGCAACAACACAGACCCGTTATTGTTGCCTCCCCAAGAGGAGGTCAACCAAACCAATGAGCAATTGCGACAGATTGCAGAGCGATTTAAAACAATTCTGTCGAGCTTGCCTGAATATTTAACTGACTTTTTTAGTGAATACAAGCGCCCGTTGATTACGTTAGGACTGCTGTTTGGTGGCGTTGTGACGGTCAAGTTAACGCTTGCTCTGCTGGATGCGGTGGATGATATTCCACTACTAGCACCGACGTTTGAGTTGATTGGGTTTGGTTACACTGCCTGGTTTGTTTATCGCTATTTGCTTCGGGCATCGAATCGCCAAGAGTTAGCTAAAGAGGTCGATAGCTTGAAAGAGCAAATTATTGGCAAGCTACCTAAGTAG
- a CDS encoding hypothetical protein (IMG reference gene:2510097981), protein MLLELTSDDLLILEKQRLERFRSFFSETLLFCFLHLDPKCKLSIHCSEPWIVDQLLSDIDQLSRYAHIIVGACRLSICFAQEEIYTTSTLITKSVHRSRRSPARG, encoded by the coding sequence ATGCTTCTGGAATTAACGTCTGACGATCTGCTGATTCTCGAAAAACAGCGTTTAGAACGATTTCGCTCCTTTTTCAGCGAAACACTGCTATTCTGCTTTCTCCATTTAGACCCTAAATGTAAGCTCTCGATTCATTGTTCCGAACCCTGGATAGTAGATCAATTGCTCAGCGACATAGATCAACTTAGCCGGTATGCTCACATCATCGTTGGTGCTTGTCGCCTCTCTATTTGCTTTGCTCAGGAAGAAATTTATACAACCAGCACGCTAATCACAAAGTCCGTCCATCGTTCCCGTCGTTCTCCTGCCAGAGGCTAA
- a CDS encoding pyruvate/2-oxoglutarate dehydrogenase complex, dihydrolipoamide dehydrogenase component (IMG reference gene:2510097982~PFAM: Pyridine nucleotide-disulphide oxidoreductase; Pyridine nucleotide-disulphide oxidoreductase, dimerisation domain) — protein sequence MSVDYDLIIFGATPAGVQAAIAAATLKARVALILQGITPADLPAAVPHYAWLDLASRLETQPPGNLLGSPFCSSDQLSDWTAAITANVEAACSASGLAHRGIDVIADMGEFCRQPAIGVRVGNRRLQARGYLLAMGVCSWIPAIAGLETAGYLTSEMLHTQIQKLAACQTITIIGSGKTAVELAQTLIRFGMGVTLMTQHDSLLPAADIEAARLIQAQLEAEGVRVLLKTSIAQVRSHGGKKQLQMNHQTLTTDEIIVAAGHSPNVKSLNLEAAGVRWNANGIWHNAKLQTTNPRVYVCDGQLGTESVTQVAKQEAAIALRNILFFPTSTMDYCTIPLTVHTSPNLAWLGLTEAQARQKYGKHLYVLRQSFNVLPQAQIRNDLTGLCKLVIHRNGTILGGHIIGAFASEWIGLLAFAMQQNLKIQAIASLPLPSPTLAEILQYTAIDFRCLQLKHNHRLRDLFDYFFDLRRAWFR from the coding sequence ATGTCTGTTGACTACGACTTAATCATCTTTGGTGCCACTCCAGCAGGAGTACAGGCAGCGATCGCGGCGGCAACGCTGAAGGCACGAGTTGCGCTGATCTTACAGGGCATTACACCAGCCGATTTGCCAGCAGCGGTTCCTCATTATGCATGGTTGGATTTAGCTTCCAGGCTTGAGACTCAACCACCTGGCAACTTATTGGGTTCGCCTTTTTGTTCATCGGACCAACTAAGCGATTGGACAGCGGCAATCACGGCAAATGTGGAAGCAGCCTGTTCCGCTAGCGGGTTAGCGCATCGTGGCATTGATGTCATTGCAGATATGGGTGAGTTTTGCCGACAACCCGCTATTGGGGTGAGGGTGGGTAATCGCCGCTTGCAGGCACGAGGATATCTGCTGGCGATGGGGGTTTGTTCCTGGATCCCAGCAATCGCAGGATTGGAAACGGCCGGATACCTCACCAGTGAAATGCTTCACACCCAAATTCAGAAGTTAGCCGCTTGCCAGACTATCACCATTATCGGCAGTGGGAAAACGGCTGTGGAATTGGCGCAAACACTGATTCGATTTGGCATGGGGGTGACATTAATGACCCAGCATGATTCGCTGTTGCCAGCGGCTGATATAGAAGCAGCACGGTTAATCCAGGCTCAACTGGAGGCAGAAGGAGTCCGGGTCTTGCTGAAAACGAGCATTGCTCAGGTGCGATCGCACGGTGGCAAGAAGCAACTCCAAATGAACCATCAAACCTTGACCACGGACGAGATCATCGTAGCAGCTGGGCATTCTCCCAACGTCAAATCCCTCAATTTAGAAGCGGCTGGGGTACGCTGGAACGCGAATGGCATCTGGCACAATGCTAAATTGCAAACCACCAATCCCAGGGTATATGTGTGTGATGGTCAGCTTGGAACAGAGAGTGTGACCCAGGTGGCAAAACAAGAAGCTGCGATCGCGCTACGCAACATTCTCTTCTTCCCAACATCTACGATGGATTACTGCACCATTCCACTCACGGTGCATACCTCTCCTAACCTGGCATGGCTGGGACTTACGGAAGCCCAGGCACGACAGAAGTACGGCAAACACTTATACGTTCTGCGCCAATCTTTCAATGTCTTACCCCAGGCTCAGATCCGTAATGATTTGACAGGGTTATGTAAACTCGTCATTCATCGCAATGGCACAATTTTAGGCGGACACATCATTGGAGCATTCGCCAGTGAATGGATTGGTCTTCTGGCGTTTGCCATGCAGCAAAATCTCAAAATTCAGGCGATCGCATCCCTGCCTCTACCGTCTCCCACCCTGGCAGAAATTTTGCAATACACCGCGATCGACTTTCGCTGCCTGCAACTTAAACACAACCATCGCCTGCGAGACCTGTTCGACTACTTCTTCGATCTCCGCCGTGCCTGGTTTCGCTAG